A window of Elgaria multicarinata webbii isolate HBS135686 ecotype San Diego chromosome 2, rElgMul1.1.pri, whole genome shotgun sequence contains these coding sequences:
- the NFKBIA gene encoding NF-kappa-B inhibitor alpha: MLSPSFLDYTMDFTVDQQPHPRDALKKDRQLSLIQDDRHDSGLDSMKDEEYEKLVRELEDIRLQPAEASAGLHGAPSLPGQSWKQQMTDDGDTFLHLAIIHEEKLLSLEIIHQAGRDTTFLNFQNNLNQTPLHLAVITDQAEIAEMLLKAGCDAEIRDFRGNTPLHIACEQGSLRGVGVLTQYCQKHQIHSLLQSSNYNGHTCLHLASIQGYLAIVEYLLSLGADVNAQEPCNGRTALHLAVDLQNQELVSLLLKHRADVNKVTYQGYSPYQLTWGRNNSSIQEQLRQFTTLDLQMLPESEDEESCESESEFTEDELLYDDCVIGGRHVPC; this comes from the exons ATGTTGAGCCCCAGCTTCTTGGATTATACGATGGATTTTACGGTGGACCAGCAGCCCCACCCCCGGGACGCGCTGAAGAAGGACCGGCAGCTCAGCTTGATCCAGGACGACCGCCACGACAGCGGCCTGGACTCCATGAAAGACGAGGAATACGAAAAGCTGGTCAGGGAACTAGAAGACATTCGCCTCCAGCCGGCGGAAGCCTCCGCGGGACTCCACGGGGCTCCCAGCCTGCCGGGCCAGTCTTGGAAACAGCAAATGACTGACGACGGAGATAC GTTTCTCCATCTGGCAATTATACACGAAGAAAAACTCTTGAGTTTGGAAATCATTCACCAAGCAGGACGCGACACAACATTCCTGAATTTCCAGAATAATCTCAACCAG ACTCCACTTCACTTGGCAGTGATCACAGACCAAGCAGAAATTGCTGAGATGCTTCTGAAAGCTGGATGTGATGCAGAGATCAGAGATTTCCGAGGAAACACACCGCTCCACATTGCTTGTGAACAAGGTTCTCTCAGAGGTGTCGGGGTCCTCACACAATACTGTCAGAAGCACCAGATCCACTCTTTGCTACAGTCATCAAACTACAATG GACACACATGTCTCCATCTGGCATCTATCCAAGGCTATCTGGCCATTGTAGAATATCTCCTGTCTTTGGGTGCAGATGTCAATGCTCAG GAGCCATGCAATGGCAGGACTGCCTTGCATTTAGCTGTAGATCTGCAGAACCAAGAACTGGTATCCCTCCTGTTGAAACACAGAGCAGATGTAAACAAAGTAACCTACCAGGGCTATTCTCCATACCAGCTCACGTGGGGAAGAAATAACTCCTCCATACAGGAACAGCTGAGGCAATTTACTACATTGGACCTGCAGATGCTTCCTGAAAGTGAAGATGAAGAGAGCTGTGAATCAGAATCGGAATTCACAGAAGATGAA CTTCTGTATGATGACTGCGTCATTGGTGGACGACACGTGCCTTGTTAA